From one Catenuloplanes nepalensis genomic stretch:
- a CDS encoding heavy-metal-associated domain-containing protein → MSVTNSYAVSGMTCAHCVQAVSGELGQLPGVHEVSVDLPTGTVTVTSDGPLPIDEVRTAVDEAGYELASADA, encoded by the coding sequence ATGTCCGTCACCAATTCCTACGCTGTCAGCGGGATGACCTGCGCACACTGCGTGCAGGCGGTCAGCGGTGAGCTCGGCCAGCTGCCGGGCGTGCACGAGGTGAGCGTCGACCTGCCGACCGGCACCGTGACCGTCACCAGCGACGGACCGCTCCCGATCGACGAGGTCCGCACGGCCGTCGACGAGGCCGGCTACGAGCTCGCCTCGGCCGATGCCTGA
- a CDS encoding C40 family peptidase — protein MLSSIITRALVVVALIGVGPAPAQADPDAPPSAQELRQRLAAAAHELEVVIEEHNALRDDLAGTERRRREIGAEKAPIEFAMVQRQERIGELAAAAYRSSGNARALMVAAGGGSDMVERLLTLDVLARDQHRRLDDLAASQARYSEMEREAGALAEKQRDQQVELALRKKEIEQEIDRLHRMRLASGDRARPVDLAPPPPPSGLAGDAISFAYEQLGKPYSWGADGPGSYDCSGLTMAAWHRAGTRLPHNAARQWRTVRRISRDDLRPGDLVFYYGRISHVALYVGDGKMIHAPSFGENVRIDAVGYQPVHGYGRVVGGR, from the coding sequence GTGCTCTCTTCCATCATCACGCGAGCGCTCGTCGTCGTCGCCCTGATCGGGGTCGGGCCGGCTCCCGCCCAGGCCGATCCGGACGCACCGCCGTCGGCCCAGGAGCTGCGGCAGCGCCTCGCCGCCGCCGCGCACGAGCTGGAGGTGGTCATCGAGGAGCACAACGCGCTCCGCGACGACCTGGCCGGCACGGAACGACGGCGACGCGAGATCGGCGCCGAGAAGGCACCGATCGAGTTCGCCATGGTGCAGCGCCAGGAACGCATCGGTGAGCTGGCCGCCGCCGCCTATCGCTCGTCCGGCAACGCCCGCGCGCTGATGGTCGCGGCCGGTGGCGGCTCCGACATGGTCGAGCGCCTGCTCACGCTGGACGTCCTCGCCCGCGACCAGCACCGGAGGCTGGACGACCTGGCCGCGTCCCAGGCCCGGTACTCCGAGATGGAGCGCGAGGCCGGCGCGCTGGCCGAGAAGCAGCGTGACCAGCAGGTCGAGCTGGCGCTGCGCAAGAAGGAGATCGAGCAGGAGATCGACCGCCTCCACCGCATGCGTCTCGCTTCCGGCGACCGGGCCCGCCCGGTGGACCTCGCTCCCCCGCCGCCGCCGTCCGGGCTGGCCGGCGACGCGATCAGCTTCGCCTACGAGCAGTTGGGCAAGCCCTACAGCTGGGGGGCGGACGGTCCCGGCTCCTATGACTGCTCCGGGCTGACCATGGCCGCCTGGCATCGCGCGGGCACCCGGCTGCCGCACAACGCGGCGCGTCAGTGGCGCACCGTCCGGCGGATCAGCCGCGATGACCTGCGGCCCGGCGACCTGGTCTTCTACTACGGCCGGATCAGTCACGTCGCGCTCTACGTCGGGGACGGCAAGATGATCCACGCGCCGAGCTTCGGCGAGAACGTCCGCATCGACGCGGTGGGCTACCAGCCGGTCCATGGCTACGGGCGGGTCGTCGGCGGCCGCTGA